TCATATAGAATTACTGATGCCTCCTGCAAAACCTTAAAACCTCTTCGTGTGATAAGGTCACTACTACCAGGACCTGCACCTACTAAACTAACTCTTGGATTATTGCTAGACATCATAATTTCTAATTTTAAAGGTGAAGAATTATTAATATGACAACAAACCTACGTATTTATTTTTATAAAATTACTTAAAATATACGTAATTATACGTACTTTTGCTTCATAACATGATAAAGACGTACGTATGAAAACCGTAATCGTAGTAGGAAATGGAATGGTAGGTTATAAATTTTGTGAAAAATTTGTAGCCAAAGAAACAAGTAAAGATTATAAGCTTATTGTTTTTGGTGATGAACCAAGACCCGCCTATGACCGTGTTCATTTAAGTGAATTTTTTGAAAACCAAGATGCGAAAGCTTTAGAAATGGCTCCTGCAGCATGGTATGCAGAAAATGGCATAGCACTCATGGTAAACGAACGGGTTTCTGACATTAATAGAACAGATAAAACCATTACTACTGCAAAAAACAGGGAATTTACCTATGACTATCTTGTATTAGCTACAGGTTCATCTGCTTTTGTACCGCCCATTAAAGGCGTAGAAAAAGAAGGTGTTTTTGTATATCGAACTATAGAAGATCTAGAAGGTATGTTATCGTATGCTGCTAAATTAAAAGCTAAAAATCCTAACGCTAAAGCTGCTGTTTTAGGGGGCGGACTTCTAGGTTTAGAAGCAGGAAAGGCAGTAATGGATATGGGTTTAGAACCACATATCGTTGAATTTGCTCCTAAACTAATGCCGAGACAATTAGATTCTAGAAGTAGTCAAGTACTACAACTAAAGCTAGAGTCTATAGGTTTACATATTCATTTAAGTAAAGCAACCAATCAAATACTAGGAGATGAAGCCATTACAGGAATGGAATTTGGTGAAGATGATGTTTTAGACGTAGAAATGCTTGTTATTTCTGCAGGTATACGTCCTCGAGACGAATTAGGGAAGTCTAGCGGACTAAAAATGGGAGTGCGTGGCGGTATTACCGTTAATAATAAAATGCAAACCTCGGACGAAAATATATATGCTATCGGTGAAATTGCACTATACAATCAAATGATTTATGGTTTAGTAGCTCCAGGTTATGAAATGGCTGCTGTAGCGGTTGATCAGATTATAGGCAAAACAGATAATCTAATGGCGGCTGAAATTGATATGTCTACCAAACTAAAATTAATTGGGGTTGATGTTGCTAGTTTTGGCGAGCCTTTTATGCCCGCTGCAAAAGGACATTCCGTAATATTTGAAAACAAAACGCAATACCTATATAAGAGAATCAATGTAAGTCTTGATGGTAAAAAACTCTTAGGAGGAATATTAGTAGGTGATGCTACGGATTATAGTATGTTACATCAAATATATTTGAATGACATGCCTATTCCTTCAGATCCATCAAAATTAATACTTCCTGCAGGCGATGGCGCCGCATCCTTTGGTAGCGTTATGGATTTACCAGATACTGCCGTAGTATGTTCTTGTGAAGCGGTGACTAAAGGACAAGTTTGTTGTTCCGTAAAAGATGATGGGAATGAAACCGTTAAGGAGGTTGCTAAGGCCACCAAAGCAACTACAGGTTGCGGAGGCTGTAAACCTATGGTGACCGACTTAGTAAACGAAACCTTGAAATCTTTAGGTAAAGTAGTTAAAGAACGTATTTGTGAACACTTTGATTATTCGCGACAAGAATTATATGATATCGTAAAAATGAAGAAGATTCAAGATTACGATGAATTACTAGATACTCACGGAAAAGGAAATGGATGTGAAGTTTGCAAACCTTTAGCAGCCTCCCTGTTTGCAAGTATTTTTAACGAAACAGCTAATGCACAAGATACGATACAAGATACTAACGATAGGTATTTGGCTAACATACAGCGTAATGGAACCTATTCTGTAGTACCGCGTGTTGCTGGTGGAGAAATTTCTCCTATACAAATGATTGCTATGGGCAGAATTGCTCAGAAATATGATTTATATACCAAAATTACGGGCGGGCAACGAATAGATATGTTCGGCGCCAAACTGCATGAATTACCATTAATATGGGAAGAATTAATCGCCGAAGGTTTTGAGACTGGACAAGCCTATGGAAAATCATTACGTACGGTAAAAAGTTGCGTAGGTTCTACATGGTGTAGGTATGGTATGGATGAAAGCATCAGCTTTGCTATAGAAATAGAAAACAGGTATAAAGGGATCCGCTCTCCACATAAATTTAAAGGTGGTGTTTCTGGATGTATCCGCGAATGTGCGGAAGCCCGTGGCAAAGATTTTGGCTTTATCGCCGTAGAAGGTGGTTGGAATATTTATATCGGCGGAAATGGCGGTGCAACTCCTAAACACGCACTGTTATTGGCTGAAAAAGTAGACAAAGAGACCGCCATAAAATATGTAGATCGTTTTTTAATGTATTACATACAAACGGCACAACCACTAATGCGTACTGCAGCGTGGTTAGACAAACTAGAAGGTGGTATTGACTATGTAAAAGATGTAGTAATTAATGATTGTCTAGGTATCGTTGATCAACTAGATATAGAAATGCAACATTTGGTAGACACCTACAAATGTGAGTGGAAAGAGGCTGTTGAAAACCCAGAAATCAGAGCTAAATACACGCACTTCGTGAATTCTACGGAAGCAGATGAGAATATTGAATTTGTATCCTTAAGGGAACAGAAAATGCCAGCTCCTTGGGCGTAACCAAAAAGAGTTACCTAATGTTTAACCCTAAAAATATTAAAAAATGATAGATTCCATTTTAAAAGAATACAATACAACCTCACTTGAAAATGTAACGGTATGGTTTAGAGCTGCTGCAGTTACAAAATTTCCCAAAAATGGAGGTGCTTGTGTAAAGTACAATGACAAACAAATAGCTGTTTTTAATTTTACGCGAGAAGGCAAATGGTACGCGTGCCAAAACTTATGCCCTCATAAAATGGAAATGGTATTATCTCGCGGTATGATTGGCGAAGATATGGGCACACCAAAAGTAGCTTGTCCATTGCATAAAAACACCTTCTCGTTAGAAACTGGAGAAAATTTAAACGGTACATTATCTGCCATTTCAACTTATCCTGTAAAAATAGAAGATGGTTTTGTGTATATTGGTTTTTCTGAATAGCTTTGGAGCAAACCTAAGAACACTATGGCATCATCGGATAAATTAGAAAAAGCTTTTATACTTTTTGACAAAGCGAACGAGCAAGATCCTAATAAAGAAATTTTTGAAGGAAAAGAATATGCTAAAGAAGTGCTTTATGCGATCCGGATGACTGAAAAGTTAACTTCTTTTGCTCCTAATGCATCAGAAGTATTACAACTTACTGCCAGATGCCAGCATATTTGTAGATGGGAGATTGCCCGTGATTCTTATGAAATGAACAGAACTGGCTACCTCACATGGCGCCAAGATCTAAAGAAGTTTCATGCTAAGAAAGCTGGCGAACTATTAGAAAGCATTGGTTATGATCAAGAAACCATTGACAATGTTGCTTTTCTATTAGAAAAAAAGCAACTTAAAAAGAATGAAGAAACCCAAATCTTAGAAGATGTGATCTGTTTGGTATTTCTTGAATATTACTTTGAACCATTTGCCCAGAAATATTCAGAAGAAAAGCTGATTGATATTTTACAAAAAACATGGCGTAAAATGTCTAAAGAAGGTCAAGAGGCGGCATTAAAACTTCCCTTATCTGCAAACTCTTTAACCTTAGTGGGCAAAGCCCTACAAGGCTAGACCTTTCTATATTGCACTTAAACAAGTAGCAAAAACATGAGTAAAACAAAATTTGAGCAACCGCTAGACGCTTCTACCTTTTTGAGAATTCGGAAATGGTATTTGCTTGCGCTAGCCGCAATTGCCCTGACAATTATTGTAGCTCAAATTTTAATACAAGTCCATTTAAATGCACAACTAGATGATTCTAGAGTGATAAATGTGGCGGGTAGGCAGCGTGCTTATAGTCAAAAACTAGTGAAAGAAGCATTGTTGTTAAACCAACCAGGCTCTGATAAAAGAAAAATTTTAACAGAATTAAAAAAGACAATTGCTACTTGGCAAATATCTCATGAAGCCTTACAGTTTGGGAATGATTCTATGGGAATCCAAAAAGAAACTCACCAAGATATTCTAGCCTTATTTAAAAAAATAACGCCGCATCATAGTGGTATGATTACGGCTGCACAACAAGTTATCGCAGCGGAAGAAAAACTAGCGCTAAGCCCTTCTGCAACTACGCAAAAAAACATTCAAACACTTCTTGATAACGAACGTACTTTTTTAAGGTTGATGGATGTTATTGTTAATGAATATGATAATAGAAGTAAAACACAACTAGAAAATTTAAAATTCAAAGAATACCTTCTGCTTATCTTTTCGTTACTTATATTATTTCTAGAAATCCTCTTTATTTTTAAACCACTATCACTTCAAATAAAAAATACGATTTCTAGGTTGATGAAAAACCAGTTGGAATCTGATGCTACTACCGATAAAATTCAGCAACTGTATCAGGAGAATGAAAAATCACTTAAAGAATTACAAGAACTTAATTTTGTTATAGACAATGCCGCCTTATTTGCAAGCGCAAAAAATGATGGAAGCGTGGTATTTATCAGTAAAAAATTCCAAGAACTTCTAGGGTGTAGTGATGAGGATTTATCTAAGCCATTATCTGAACTTCTTACCACGAATGAAGGCCAACAGCAATACTTAAAAGAAGTTCTAAAAAGTAACCGAAAGACCATTAGATCTGAAGAAATTAATGTAGAAACCAGAAAGGGAGAAAGTATCTGGTTAGACATGTCTATCATACCACTACATCAATCTAGTAAAAAACAAAACGTCCTTATTCTTTGTTCTGACATTACGGAGCGCAAGCAAAACCAAGAAAAAGTTGAGCAGCTTATCAAACAAAATTTTGAAGATAAAATACTTCAAAAAAAGGTACAAGCGAGTCAGATTGTTGAAGGGCAAGAAGAAGAACGGAAACGAATTGCTAAAGACATCCACGATGGAATTGGCCAGATGTTAACTGCGCTAAAATTCAATATAGAATCTATTAACCTAGATAATAAAGATAAGACAGCAGAAAAAATCGCCTATTTAAAAACTCTATGTTCAGATTTAATAAAAGGGGTTAGAACAGCCACTTTTAATTTGACCCCACCCGAATTAAAAGATCATGGTATCATTCCTGCTTTACATAAAATGACTTCTGAATTAGCTAAATTAACGGGTAAAAACATTCTATTTGATAATCAAACAGAAAAATTTATACGTTTTGATTCGCTTGCAGAAACCAACATCTATCGCGTAGCGCAGGAGGCTGTAAATAATGCCATAAAATATGCCGAAGCCAATTACATCTTATTAAGTATAAAATACACAGACAATATTCTGAGTATTGTTATAGATGATGACGGTAAAGGCTTTGATGAAACCATCCTGGATAAAATGCCTAAAAACAACAGTGAGGGGGGTATGGGGCTTTTTTACATGAGAGAGCGGATTAGCTATATCAATGGCCGTTTATTTATTAATTCAATTCCAGGAGAAGGTACGCGAGTTACTCTTAATTACAAAACTATTGCACCAGAAAAAGACGTACATTTAGTCTCATAAATTACCACAAATGAAAATTAGAATTAAAGGAAATACCATAAGATATAGACTTACAAAGAGTGATGTAGAAACCTTTTGTTCTACAGGTTTTTTAAGTGAGAAAATAGCGTTTGCATCCACTCCATTTTCGTATGAATTAGTAGCTAAAGAAGGAATCTCACAACTAGAGGCAGATTACACCAATAATATCATCACCTTATATTTTCCTAAAGTAGACACTACAGATTGGGCTACCAATGATACTGTAGGTTTTGAAAATGTACACACCACCTCAGCAGGCGATGCTATCAGTATCCTTATTGAAAAAGACTTTATTTGCATGGATCAATCCTTGGAAGATCAAGCTAACCACTACCCAAATCCTAAGCTTTAAAAGCCAGTAGTTATTATTTTGAGCCATCAGCCATGACAGGCTAATCATAATAGTAAATAAATTTATTTCTACAAAAAACAGGCTAAACATTAAATCAAAGTTAAATTATGGCCTAAAAAAGAGTATTTGTGTTCTGTTTAACAAGAAAACTTAGAAAATAAACCTTAATTGCTGACGCATAGCTCTTAGCGTTTATTAAAAACGATAAGTTTTGTAAAACTAACCACATCCAAGTAATTGGATACAACTAGCGCTACTTGAAAACAAAACTACTCTACTCCGTATTCGTTATTCTAATTATTTCGAACAGCGTAACCGCTAAAGAAAAACGAAATTTCAATCACAAAAAATCTACTGCTAATCAGGCAGAAAAATATACGGTAAGTGGTTATATAAAAGAACAGGGCAGTGGTGAAAATTTATTTGGAGTCTCTGTTTATATTCCAGAATTAAAAGTGGGTACCATCACAAATGAATATGGTTTCTTTTCATTTACGGTCCCTAAAGGAAAACATAGTGTAGTCTTCTCTTACATAGGCTTTACCTCACAGGTTAAAGAAATTGATCTGAATGCTGACTTAGAAGTATTCGTAAATTTAATAGCATCGTCTGAAGCCTTATCTGAAGTTGTGGTTATAGCAGACCAGAATGTTAAAGAAAGTAAAGTAACTCAAATGAGCGCTGTTCGTCTTAACCCTATGGATGTGCAAGATCTTCCAGCATTACTCGGTGAAAAAGACGTTTTAAAGACCTTACAACTCTTACCCGGTATTCAAGGAGGGTCAGAAGGTAGTTCCGGATTTCATGTACGCGGAGGTACACCAGATCAAAACTTAATAATTCTTGATGATGCTGTTGTGTATAATTCTAATCACTTGTTTGGTTTCTTTTCCGTTTTTAACGGAGATGCTGTAAAGTCTGTTGAAGCTTTTAAGGGTGGTTTTCCTGCCCGTTATGGCGGCAGATTATCTTCTGTCATCAATATAGGCATGAAAGATGGCAATAAAGAAAAACTCTCTGGAAATATAAATATTGGATTAGTTTCATCATCCGTGGTACTTGAAGGGCCAATTAATAAAGGGAAGACATCCTTTATCATGAGCGGAAGACGTACTTATGCAGATTTAATTGTACAACCTTTTCTTGATAAAGATGAAAATGGCGGTTATTTTTTTACAGATTTAAACTTTAAAATACATCATATCTTTAGTTCAAAAGATAAACTGTATTGGAGTAATTACTACGGAAAAGATAAATTTTACAGCAGATATCTTGATGCAACAGCTAAAGAAAAAACAAACCTTGCTTGGGGGAATATTACCTCAACATTACGCTGGAATCATCAATTTAGCAATAAACTATTTGCGAATACTTCCCTTATTTTTAGTAACTACGAATTCAAAATTAATATTGACAATAAAGATTTAAAAATTGATGAGTATGATGACAACTACTTATTTAATACAAGCTCTGGTATTGATGATTATTCTATAAAAACAGATTTTGATTACTACCCAAATAACAAACACAGTGTAAAATTTGGAGCTATTGCAACAAGACATAATTTTACTCCTCAAAGAGTTGTAATTAAAGATCCCTACAGTGGTTCTATTAACAAAACACAAGAGCTCAATTCTTTTGAAGGTGCAGTATATCTAGAAGATGATTGGAAGGTTACCGATAAGCTTAATTTTTCTCCTGGTTTCAGGGCCAGTTACTTTAACTATAAAGCAGAGAATTATTTAAATTTTGAACCTCGCATTGCCTTGTCGTATAATTTAAGACCAGATTTAGCCTTCAAAGCATCTTATTCTAAAATGAATCAATATATTCATTTGTTATCAAGTTCCGGCATCGGTTTACCAACAGATTTATGGGTTTCTTCTACCGATAATGTGAAGCCTCAAAGCTCAGAACAATATGCTATTGGAATAGCAAAAGATTTTCAAGAAAAAGAGTATTCATTCTCTGCTGAAGCCTACTATAAAAAATTAGATAATGTAATTTCTTATAAAGAAGGGGCTTCATTTTTAGCCCTCGACAATTTAGAAAGTGGGAAAAATATAAATTGGGAAGAAAATATAACCACAGGTCAAGGGTGGGCCTATGGTACAGAACTTCTTTTTAGAAAACAATCAGGACCTTTAACGGGTTGGTTGGGCTATACACTTTCCTGGTCTGAAAGACAATTTGATGAACTAAACTTAGGAAAGAAATTCTTTGATCGCTATGATCGCAGACATGATATATCATTAGTAGGTATTTATAAGCCTAGCGAAAAAATAACATTATCTGGAACTTGGGTATTATCTACAGGTAATAACTATACACTTCCTAATTTACAACGTTTGAACAATCTAGGGAATTTCCCCATCAATACGAATTACAACTACTATAATGGAAATGAAGAATTTAGTTCAGGAAGAAATAATTTTAGAGGAGAAACTACCCACAGATTAGATTTAGGAATTCAATTTCATAAAAAGAAAAAGAACAACAAAGTGCGTACTTGGGGAATCTCATTATACAATGCCTACTCTAGACAAAATCCGTTTATCTACACTCTCGATGATAAATATTACGATTACAATGACAAGAATGCCACATTAGAAAAAGAGTTAACTAGAACCTCTGTACTTATGCTCATACCTTCTATAAATTACAACCTAAAATTCTAAGTTCATGAAAACATTAACCACCATACTGTTTCTTATTTTAATCGTATTCTCGGGATGTCAAAAAGTTGTAGATGCTGATAAGTTATTAGATGCAGAAGAAAAAGTGTATATTTTAAGTTATATATCTCCTACAGATACTCTTTTAACCGTAAGCGTTTCTAAAGCACTACCGGCTATAGGCACACCATTAAGCTATGATGACACGGAAAACTACAGCTCTTTTATTATTGAAGACGCTATAGTAAGCATAGCTGATGTTGAAGGAAACGCTGTACAGCTTCTATATTCTAATGAAAATTCTACGTATTCTACCAATGCAGAAAATCTTAAAATAACAGAGGGAAGTCAATATTTTTTGGAAGTAATTACACAAGGAGAAACCTATACCTCAAGTTGTAAAATTCCTAAAAAAGTAGCTACTATTCTAGAAAACCTGGTTGTAGATCGTGATGAATACGGCGTCTACACCGATATAGATATAAGCTTTAAAGATATAGTGGGTACTACTAATTTTTATATTGTTGGTGCCAAATACGAAGAGACATTTGAAGAAGAAACGTATCAAGGCTCACTACAATTTGAAACTGGCGGCTTTCTTACTGATGCTATCGGAGATGGCGCCACTTTAAATGATAAGACGTCTGCGTATACAGGGTCTTTAGAAGAAGGAACTTCTGTTAAACTAACCTTACAGGTAGCAAATGTTGAAGAAGTAATTTATCAAAACTTAAGAGCTTCCTATTTAAATGACGACTCGGACGGTAATCCTTTTATTGAATACAGTATTGCTCCAGATAATATAGATGGTAAAAATGGAGTTGGTGTTTTTGGAGGATATCAATTAACTGAAAAAATCATAGAAGTTCAATATTGATTAAAAAATAAATATCTAAAAATTTAAAATTAACACTTTGCCGCTAATTTTAATTTAATAGCCTCCATTTCATTTACAGTAGCGGTATACCCAATATCAAAAAGCTCTTGGGTTTTCTGAATATCAAAAACACCAAAATGGAAGGCATCTTCTATCTCTATGGCATGGTCACACATTTTAAGTCTAGGGGCTACATTTGTACTGATAGCTAATTGAAGACAACGGTGTGCAATTTCTAATCGGCTATTTATCTTCTTTCCTTTTTCTAAGCCACTAACGTTAGAACCAAGAACAAATGCACTCTTTTCTCTAAGAACATCTACCGGCAGGTTATTCAAAACACCACCATCAACATATGTATTGCCATTAAAAACAACTGGTTTAAAGACTAATGGGATAGCACAAGAAGCCATGATTGCAGGTATTAATTTTCCTCCACACATAATTTCATTTAATCCAGAATCTAAATTAGTAGCCGATAAAAACAGCGGTATGGGTAATTCATTAAAATCATGCTTTATATGATAATAAAGAAATTCTTTTAAGCGAGACATATCTCGAATAGACTTAAACCCTAATCCTAATTTAAAAATGTGCAGAAAAGAAGCTGTTTTGGTTAAATCTAAAATTTCTAATGGAGCATAACCCGAACAATACAATGCACCAATAACAGATCCACCACTCGCACCCGAAATGTGTGTTGGGAAAATTCCGTTTTCATTCAATGCCTGCAACACACCAATATGAGCCGCTGCTCTTGCACCGCCTCCAGAAAGCGCTATTCCTATCGTAGTTTCTTTCATTTTGACTTTAAATTTAACTGTTTCATGATGTCTTCCAACATTTCTACTTGCACTTGCTGAATAGTTAAAAGTTCTTGCTGTTGGTGTATAATTAAATGATCTATTTTCTCATGCAATGTCCTAATCTCTAACTCTGCTTTTAAATTAATCATATAATCTTGTTGGCTCCTTTCGCGGTCTTTTTCTTCTTGCCTATTTTGGCTCATCATAATTACCGGCGCTTGCAATGCAGCTAGACATGAAAGTATTAAATTTAGTAAAATAAAAGGATAAGGATCAAAACCCTTATTAAGAAGAAAAACAATATTAGACGTAATCCATATTGCAATAAATAAACCAAAAATAATTATGAATTTCCAACTACCACCAAATGCCGCAACACGGTCTGCCAAACGCTGACCTACTGAATAATCTGCACTATCCTCAGCAGTACTTTTGGTAGTAATCATCTCATTATTAGCAATAGTTTCCAAAACATCATTTTCTAAACTAGAGAGCTCCCCTACCTCTTTGATTAAATAATTTGATAAATACTTTTGTCTATAAATATTAAGTTCAGATAATGCTAAAAAACTTTCCTTTGTAAATGAAGGATAATCCTTTATAATAATATCAAAAATTGATTTCCTAATTGTTCCGCCAACAAATTTTTCGTTAATCGGGAATTCTTTTTGAGAGATATTACTAACAAAGGTTTTCATAATCATGCGTTTATCGTTCTTAAAAATAACCTTTTCTTTTAATCTTATTGTCAAGCTTCCTGTAATAGTATTTATCTTTGCCTCTTTTATAAAAATGAAGACATACTTTACTGCTTTACTTATTTTTCTATTTGGCTTTAGTCTCAGTTTTAGCCAGACAAGGTATAAAGACGATATATTTTCTGACGTTAGATCACGAACGCTTGTGTATGCAGATACATTAAAGTTAGATTTTTATGATGTTAAAAAAGACCGTGAGCAATTAAAACCGCTTGTTATTCTAGTACATGGTGGTGGGTTTGTTGCAGGCCAAAGAAATGGTGGTGATGAAAAAGGTTTGAGTAAGGCCCTAGCAAAAAAAGGATATGCTGTGGCATCTATTGACTACCGCCTATCTTTAAGAAAAAAATCTTTTGGATGTGATTGCCGCACTTCTCTAAAAATGAAAACCTATTTAGAAACTGTTGCAGACCTAAATAAATCTATCTGGTATTTAACCAATTATTCTAAAAGCTTTAATATAGACCCAAATAATGTAATTCTTATTGGGAGTAGTGCAGGTGCAGAAATGGTTTTAAATGCTGTTATTATGAGAAATCATTATTTATTTAAAACTATTTATTATAGCGATGCAAAGATTAAAGGTATTGTGAGTTTTGCTGGTGCCACTTTAAACAATGACTATTTGACCAAAGAAAATGCAGTTCCTATGTTATTTTTTCATGGCAAATTAGACACCAGAGTCCCTTATGCTCTAGCTGCCCATCATGACTGTGAAGTACGTTCTGATGGTTATGTATTGCTTGATGGCCCTAAAATCATTACTCAAAAGCTAAAAGATCTCAACCAATCCTTTTCACTCCATGTAGATTTAGATGGCGGCCATAATTGGGCACAATGGGGTTACAATTACGAAGATATTATCACTAAATTTTTGTACGAAAACATTTTGAACGGGGCAAAAATTCAAACTATAGAAACCATTGCCACTCCTATTTCTAAAAAATAAGACTACGCACTATCTTGTGCAAATATTTTGGCTAACAAGCCATATAATTCAGGATGCTTTTCTTTGAATTTTTCAGGTTGATTAAAGAAGTACTCACTTACTACACTCAAAAATTCTATCTGACTGGTAGCACCATAAGGGTTTATATCAGAGTCATTTTCTTTAATTTTTTCAATTTCTTGATGCATTAGATTCAACCATGGGAGCACATACTGTTGGCTCATAATGCTTTCTGGAATACCGTCTACGGCACCATCTGCCTTATCAATCAGGTGAACAAACTCATGGATTCCCACATTATTTTTACTGTCCTTAATAGCAAAACCTGCACGCAATGCCGGCAAAGAAAGAATCATTAACCGGTTCATATCACCAGAACCAACTTTGCCTAAAATGTTGCGTTTCTCTCCCTCAGTTTGGTGGTCTTCATTAAAAGAGTCTTTATATAATAGCACTTCATTAATATTCCTATACCGCAATTCTGGAAAACCAAAAAGCGGAATAACAGCACTAGAAGCAACCAACAAACGATCACTTTCTTCAATTTTAATTTTCACCCCTGTTATAGTCACCGTATTTAAAAAATAAAGTACATCGGCTTCAAATTTTAACTTGTTAGCGGGGTCTAATTCGCTATAAAATTGAACTTTTTCATTCAATATTTTTTTCCATACATCAGGAAAAATTTTGAGTTTAAAATTCTTTTTCTTTATCCAAATCCTCCAAATCATATACCCAAAAAAAAGCATAGGGAGTAACCAAGCAATTGAATATGGCATTGATGTTATTATTTCTGATTTATTTCATCTATTAAATTAGCCACTAAAGAGGTCCAGCCCGTTTGATGCGATGCACCTACGCCTCTACCATTATCACCATCAAAATATTCATAAAAAAGAATTAAATCTTTAAAGTCTTCTCTGGCATAAAACTCTTTATGCAGTGCATGAACAATACGGTTATCATCTTTATCTTTCTCAAAAATTGAAATTAATCTTTTACTTATTTCAATACTTATCTCCTTTAAAGTCATCTGGTTTTTACTCCCAGCAGGGTATTCAAATTTTAAGCATTCCCCTCCATAATTGTGATACTCTTTTAATGCTTGAATAAATAAATAATTCATTGGAAACC
This genomic stretch from Cellulophaga algicola DSM 14237 harbors:
- a CDS encoding alpha/beta hydrolase, with product MKTYFTALLIFLFGFSLSFSQTRYKDDIFSDVRSRTLVYADTLKLDFYDVKKDREQLKPLVILVHGGGFVAGQRNGGDEKGLSKALAKKGYAVASIDYRLSLRKKSFGCDCRTSLKMKTYLETVADLNKSIWYLTNYSKSFNIDPNNVILIGSSAGAEMVLNAVIMRNHYLFKTIYYSDAKIKGIVSFAGATLNNDYLTKENAVPMLFFHGKLDTRVPYALAAHHDCEVRSDGYVLLDGPKIITQKLKDLNQSFSLHVDLDGGHNWAQWGYNYEDIITKFLYENILNGAKIQTIETIATPISKK
- a CDS encoding DUF1003 domain-containing protein; its protein translation is MKTFVSNISQKEFPINEKFVGGTIRKSIFDIIIKDYPSFTKESFLALSELNIYRQKYLSNYLIKEVGELSSLENDVLETIANNEMITTKSTAEDSADYSVGQRLADRVAAFGGSWKFIIIFGLFIAIWITSNIVFLLNKGFDPYPFILLNLILSCLAALQAPVIMMSQNRQEEKDRERSQQDYMINLKAELEIRTLHEKIDHLIIHQQQELLTIQQVQVEMLEDIMKQLNLKSK
- a CDS encoding TonB-dependent receptor, with product MKTKLLYSVFVILIISNSVTAKEKRNFNHKKSTANQAEKYTVSGYIKEQGSGENLFGVSVYIPELKVGTITNEYGFFSFTVPKGKHSVVFSYIGFTSQVKEIDLNADLEVFVNLIASSEALSEVVVIADQNVKESKVTQMSAVRLNPMDVQDLPALLGEKDVLKTLQLLPGIQGGSEGSSGFHVRGGTPDQNLIILDDAVVYNSNHLFGFFSVFNGDAVKSVEAFKGGFPARYGGRLSSVINIGMKDGNKEKLSGNINIGLVSSSVVLEGPINKGKTSFIMSGRRTYADLIVQPFLDKDENGGYFFTDLNFKIHHIFSSKDKLYWSNYYGKDKFYSRYLDATAKEKTNLAWGNITSTLRWNHQFSNKLFANTSLIFSNYEFKINIDNKDLKIDEYDDNYLFNTSSGIDDYSIKTDFDYYPNNKHSVKFGAIATRHNFTPQRVVIKDPYSGSINKTQELNSFEGAVYLEDDWKVTDKLNFSPGFRASYFNYKAENYLNFEPRIALSYNLRPDLAFKASYSKMNQYIHLLSSSGIGLPTDLWVSSTDNVKPQSSEQYAIGIAKDFQEKEYSFSAEAYYKKLDNVISYKEGASFLALDNLESGKNINWEENITTGQGWAYGTELLFRKQSGPLTGWLGYTLSWSERQFDELNLGKKFFDRYDRRHDISLVGIYKPSEKITLSGTWVLSTGNNYTLPNLQRLNNLGNFPINTNYNYYNGNEEFSSGRNNFRGETTHRLDLGIQFHKKKKNNKVRTWGISLYNAYSRQNPFIYTLDDKYYDYNDKNATLEKELTRTSVLMLIPSINYNLKF
- a CDS encoding M90 family metallopeptidase, coding for MPYSIAWLLPMLFFGYMIWRIWIKKKNFKLKIFPDVWKKILNEKVQFYSELDPANKLKFEADVLYFLNTVTITGVKIKIEESDRLLVASSAVIPLFGFPELRYRNINEVLLYKDSFNEDHQTEGEKRNILGKVGSGDMNRLMILSLPALRAGFAIKDSKNNVGIHEFVHLIDKADGAVDGIPESIMSQQYVLPWLNLMHQEIEKIKENDSDINPYGATSQIEFLSVVSEYFFNQPEKFKEKHPELYGLLAKIFAQDSA
- a CDS encoding patatin-like phospholipase family protein; its protein translation is MKETTIGIALSGGGARAAAHIGVLQALNENGIFPTHISGASGGSVIGALYCSGYAPLEILDLTKTASFLHIFKLGLGFKSIRDMSRLKEFLYYHIKHDFNELPIPLFLSATNLDSGLNEIMCGGKLIPAIMASCAIPLVFKPVVFNGNTYVDGGVLNNLPVDVLREKSAFVLGSNVSGLEKGKKINSRLEIAHRCLQLAISTNVAPRLKMCDHAIEIEDAFHFGVFDIQKTQELFDIGYTATVNEMEAIKLKLAAKC
- a CDS encoding DUF4249 domain-containing protein; this encodes MKTLTTILFLILIVFSGCQKVVDADKLLDAEEKVYILSYISPTDTLLTVSVSKALPAIGTPLSYDDTENYSSFIIEDAIVSIADVEGNAVQLLYSNENSTYSTNAENLKITEGSQYFLEVITQGETYTSSCKIPKKVATILENLVVDRDEYGVYTDIDISFKDIVGTTNFYIVGAKYEETFEEETYQGSLQFETGGFLTDAIGDGATLNDKTSAYTGSLEEGTSVKLTLQVANVEEVIYQNLRASYLNDDSDGNPFIEYSIAPDNIDGKNGVGVFGGYQLTEKIIEVQY